Proteins encoded by one window of Dialister pneumosintes:
- a CDS encoding MotA/TolQ/ExbB proton channel family protein, with amino-acid sequence MLVHWFVSGGLVMYPLLLLSLISVAIAVERFHYFNIRCKGFRKMLIGVEHAVRCNHWEAITECCECSSCFGRVIEEGLNSGRTELEIRNILNERMSIEMAGFKKYLDYLSAIVTIAPLLGLLGTVTGMISTFGVLGAGGGVSSVTGGVGEALIATATGLCVALTAFVFYTYFSHRIDSIVNAMEKVCILIVYERKKWWSESCSQPAE; translated from the coding sequence ATGTTAGTGCATTGGTTCGTCAGCGGTGGACTGGTTATGTATCCTCTTTTATTGTTGTCACTGATTTCTGTGGCTATTGCTGTAGAGAGATTTCATTATTTTAATATACGATGCAAAGGTTTTAGAAAAATGCTTATCGGTGTTGAACATGCCGTGCGTTGTAATCACTGGGAAGCGATAACAGAATGTTGTGAATGTTCCTCTTGTTTTGGTCGAGTTATTGAGGAAGGTCTTAACTCCGGACGAACCGAATTGGAAATACGTAATATTTTAAATGAGCGTATGTCTATTGAGATGGCAGGTTTTAAAAAGTATTTAGATTATTTAAGTGCTATTGTTACTATTGCACCTTTATTAGGACTTCTGGGGACAGTCACCGGCATGATTAGTACTTTTGGTGTATTAGGTGCCGGTGGAGGAGTTTCTTCTGTGACCGGCGGTGTGGGAGAAGCTTTGATTGCAACAGCTACCGGATTATGTGTGGCTTTAACTGCCTTTGTTTTTTATACATATTTTTCACATCGTATCGATTCGATTGTAAATGCTATGGAAAAGGTATGTATACTTATTGTTTATGAAAGAAAAAAGTGGTGGAGTGAATCATGTTCTCAACCTGCAGAATGA
- a CDS encoding tetratricopeptide repeat protein, with product MMSKELAQAELLFKQFKHKEAYPIFQQLADAGDARAMYFMGIYSRLYLGVGHYNPKKSMEWFQKGMEKGDVLCAISLGYLQEEKKRDDFMKEWLPKAEELAAAGDVFAMDDIADCYFYGLGTSVDEKRGLESIDKAADAGYWLAAYDQATQYDDNGHRDTDYAKACAAYKEVSKLGYSEADYRLGFHYFQGIGVERDVKEAVRLWEKAWNLGNAAAANALGFVYSFDEKLKDDKKAFECFDKAAKAGLPLAAGNVGNCYFYGRGVKKSLSEAKKWYEVGAKAGLHSSMLQLGVILKTEGKNKEAFEVFCTAAIQGYPAAMGWVAACYEHGIGVEKSQEKVLFWLKRAAALGDQNAIANLQRLYPQNTLVKTNEELSDELPEEFMDMANNSTVN from the coding sequence ATGATGAGTAAAGAATTAGCACAGGCGGAATTGTTGTTTAAACAGTTTAAACATAAAGAAGCTTATCCGATTTTCCAACAACTGGCAGATGCAGGGGATGCAAGAGCTATGTATTTCATGGGCATTTATTCCAGATTGTATTTAGGGGTAGGACATTACAATCCGAAGAAGTCCATGGAGTGGTTTCAGAAAGGTATGGAAAAGGGAGATGTGTTATGTGCTATTTCTCTTGGATACTTGCAAGAAGAGAAAAAACGTGATGATTTCATGAAAGAATGGCTTCCTAAAGCGGAAGAGTTAGCGGCGGCAGGCGATGTGTTTGCTATGGATGATATTGCAGATTGCTACTTTTACGGATTAGGAACTTCCGTTGATGAAAAACGTGGTTTAGAGAGTATTGATAAGGCGGCAGATGCCGGATATTGGTTAGCTGCTTATGATCAAGCTACACAGTATGATGATAATGGACATAGAGATACCGACTATGCAAAAGCTTGTGCTGCTTATAAAGAAGTTTCTAAATTAGGGTATTCTGAAGCGGATTATCGTTTAGGTTTTCATTACTTCCAAGGTATTGGTGTAGAACGTGATGTGAAAGAGGCGGTTCGTCTTTGGGAAAAAGCTTGGAATTTAGGAAATGCTGCAGCTGCTAATGCATTAGGTTTTGTATATTCTTTTGATGAAAAATTAAAAGATGATAAGAAAGCTTTTGAATGTTTTGATAAAGCAGCTAAAGCAGGGCTTCCTTTGGCTGCAGGGAATGTGGGAAACTGCTATTTCTATGGACGTGGTGTAAAGAAGAGTTTATCAGAAGCTAAAAAATGGTATGAAGTAGGTGCTAAAGCAGGCTTACATTCTTCTATGTTGCAATTGGGTGTTATTTTAAAAACAGAAGGTAAGAATAAAGAAGCCTTTGAAGTATTTTGTACAGCCGCTATTCAAGGATATCCGGCAGCTATGGGATGGGTGGCTGCTTGTTATGAACATGGAATTGGTGTAGAAAAGAGTCAGGAAAAAGTACTTTTCTGGCTTAAGCGTGCCGCTGCATTAGGCGACCAAAATGCTATTGCTAATTTACAAAGATTATATCCACAAAATACATTAGTAAAGACGAATGAAGAACTTTCGGATGAATTACCGGAAGAATTTATGGATATGGCAAATAATTCTACTGTTAATTAG